ATTTCTATAGAGAACACTACGACCAGACCGGCAACAAGGCCTATAATAATCGCTTCCCAACTGCTGACTACATCACAGCCGGCAGTGATCGCCACCAGCCCGGCCAAAGCGCCGTTGAAGGTCATGGACACGTCTGGCTTTCCATAACGGAGCCATGTTACGCACATGGCCATCAATGTTGCGGCAGCGGCGGCGAGATTTGTTGTCATGGCAATATCACCAAGGCTTGTGGATGCGGCTGTTGTAGAGCCGCAGTTGAACCCGAACCAGCAGAACCATAAAATGAATACGCCCAGGGCAGCGATAGGCAGGTTATGTCCGGGAATAGCCCTGGCCTTACCGTCTTTAGTGTATTTGCCAATACGGGGCCCTAGAATCTTAGCGCCGACCAGAGCGCAGAGCCCGCCTACCATATGTACTGCAGTAGAGCCCGCAAAATCATGAAAGCCCATCTGGGACAGGAATCCTCCGCCCCAGATCCAGTGACCGGAAACAGGATATATAATAATACTGATCGCTGCACTGTATGCAAGATAAGCTGCGAACTTTGTCCTCTCTGCCATGGAGCCGGATACGATCGTTGCAGCAGTTGCGCAAAATACAGTGTGGAATATCATGAACACTCCGACAGGAAGTCCATTTATCATTCCATCGGCATCTGCCAGGGACGCGGGATTAAAAAATCCTTTGATGCCTATAATGCCATTCCAGTCTGTACCGTGCATAATGGCGAAGCCGAAGATAAAGAAGAATAAACTTCCAAGCACGAAGTCTAGCATGTTCTTCATTAGAATGTTGCCTGAATTCTTGGCCCGTGTGAAACCCGCCTCACACATTGCAAAACCTGCCTGCATAAAGTATACAAGTACCGCGCCGACCATGGTCCACATTACATTCAACAGCAGGCCGGATGCCTGGGCGGTATCCATCCCATTTTCCATTAATGTTGCTAAATCCATAATACTACCTCCTTATGTCGATACAAAAAGTATGTTTTATAGAGCGTCTGAACCGCGTTCTCCTGTGCGGATACGCACGGCATCTTCAACCTCATACATGAAAATCTTGCCGTCGCCGTAAGTACCGGTCCGGATCTCATCTATAATTATATTGATGAGTTCCTGTGCGGCATCAGCCTCAACTACAGTCTCGACTTTTACCTTGGGCAGCAGATTAACATTATATTCTGCGCCCCGGTATACTTTTTTATGGCCTTTCTGATTGCCGTAACCCATGATGTTGCTGATCATTAAGCCGTTTACATTATTCTCATCCAGAATAGCTTTCAAGTCTTCCAGCTTCTCCGGCTGGATAATGATTTCCAGTTTTTTCATAGCAGTTGCCTCCTTTTTTATAATTTGTCTGCCCGTTATTTCCTTTAGATACAACTCAGATGATGGGACAGACGGATACAAAAAAGAGCGCTTTCCGCAATGGAAAACGCCCTCGTTTTTTGATGTGTCTTATTATACACGGGTGGAAATATTTGTAAATACTATTTTAATGAAAATTTAATATTTCATCAAAACTGTCCATAAAAACTATAAGATTGAAAAAAATGTTGTGATTATTTTTATGTATTAGACAAAATATCCATGAAATCCCGTGTTTACAAACAGACGAAAATATTGTATAGTATGAAAAAAGTTTAACAGATCAGGAGGAAAGGGATTATTATATGGACAAACAAATAGAGCAGCGGCAGTATGGATTGTACAGGCCGGAGTTTGAACACGACAACTGTGGCATCGGTG
This is a stretch of genomic DNA from [Clostridium] hylemonae DSM 15053. It encodes these proteins:
- a CDS encoding ammonium transporter yields the protein MDLATLMENGMDTAQASGLLLNVMWTMVGAVLVYFMQAGFAMCEAGFTRAKNSGNILMKNMLDFVLGSLFFFIFGFAIMHGTDWNGIIGIKGFFNPASLADADGMINGLPVGVFMIFHTVFCATAATIVSGSMAERTKFAAYLAYSAAISIIIYPVSGHWIWGGGFLSQMGFHDFAGSTAVHMVGGLCALVGAKILGPRIGKYTKDGKARAIPGHNLPIAALGVFILWFCWFGFNCGSTTAASTSLGDIAMTTNLAAAAATLMAMCVTWLRYGKPDVSMTFNGALAGLVAITAGCDVVSSWEAIIIGLVAGLVVVFSIEIFDQKIKIDDPVGAVSVHGICGALGTILTGVFGEGCSLGTQITGVASVAAYVLVMAFVIFTIINKTIGLRVSREEETEGLDVHEHGSSAYADFNFRL
- a CDS encoding P-II family nitrogen regulator; translated protein: MKKLEIIIQPEKLEDLKAILDENNVNGLMISNIMGYGNQKGHKKVYRGAEYNVNLLPKVKVETVVEADAAQELINIIIDEIRTGTYGDGKIFMYEVEDAVRIRTGERGSDAL